In Leptospira perdikensis, a single genomic region encodes these proteins:
- a CDS encoding acyl-CoA dehydrogenase family protein, with protein sequence MSHHISEHPSLQPFDISEYKGVRGKNFYEIDPALQRVVHRYSESFAPDHKKAMEEHIRKYGELVGGILDVLTEECHKEGKYGEVVKFDRTGKRIDFIKYSEEQKLARKISYDHGVVNLDFHPEWKYDFTHIHRYALTYLMNMNGEGGVACPLAMTDGIILALKKIGTDEQKKKYLPLVAGKGSSSHFMAGQYVTERVGGSNVSANRTIAKKLPNGKWELTGEKWFCSNPGDLWVTTAKMEGTNTVGMFLVPRIKENGELNGHHILRKKDIIGSRGKLTVEIIYDKVEAEEFGRPGHGLVNLIRYIIKTSRLHVGIGSSGNARRSVMEASEYAKFRTAYGKKILEFPSFTKTLAEMQILQTGNCFVNFRSANLSEKADDAAEITVPLMKYKSSSQASYITQKAILTLGGNGIIGDFSPLPRLHNDSIINETWEGTHLIIADHCLHALQKPKVYTAFQTLLDELTKTADNHPELKNAFTVFQTKRKELEDCIKNQSKDWKDMNRVYIADVTYQVFLLAEFLEQVVYDITNKLTTKYLYFANGYAEMVRDGLEAPRQKEGVFFDPKAMETFLSF encoded by the coding sequence ATGAGCCACCATATTTCTGAACATCCTTCCTTACAACCGTTCGATATTTCCGAATACAAGGGAGTTCGAGGTAAAAACTTTTACGAAATAGACCCCGCCTTACAAAGAGTGGTCCATCGGTATTCTGAATCTTTTGCTCCTGACCATAAAAAAGCAATGGAAGAACATATCCGAAAGTATGGGGAACTCGTTGGTGGGATTTTGGATGTCCTTACAGAAGAATGTCATAAAGAAGGAAAATACGGTGAAGTTGTTAAATTTGACAGAACCGGAAAACGAATCGATTTTATAAAATATTCTGAAGAACAAAAATTAGCACGTAAAATTTCTTATGATCACGGTGTTGTCAATTTAGACTTTCATCCCGAATGGAAATATGATTTTACACATATTCATCGTTATGCGCTTACCTATTTGATGAACATGAATGGGGAAGGTGGTGTTGCTTGCCCTTTGGCAATGACAGACGGAATCATCCTAGCATTAAAAAAAATTGGAACAGACGAACAAAAGAAAAAATACTTACCACTCGTTGCCGGTAAGGGAAGTTCTTCTCATTTTATGGCTGGGCAATATGTAACCGAAAGAGTAGGTGGAAGTAATGTTTCTGCCAATCGTACCATTGCTAAAAAACTTCCAAACGGTAAATGGGAATTAACCGGTGAAAAATGGTTTTGTTCTAACCCTGGTGATCTTTGGGTGACAACGGCAAAGATGGAAGGAACAAATACTGTCGGTATGTTCCTTGTTCCGAGGATCAAAGAAAATGGAGAACTCAATGGGCATCATATCCTACGTAAAAAAGATATTATTGGATCTCGTGGAAAACTCACTGTAGAAATTATTTATGACAAAGTAGAGGCGGAAGAGTTTGGGCGTCCGGGTCATGGGCTTGTCAATCTTATCCGTTATATCATCAAAACCTCTCGTTTGCATGTGGGAATTGGTTCTAGTGGGAACGCAAGAAGGTCTGTGATGGAAGCTTCTGAGTATGCAAAGTTTAGAACCGCTTATGGGAAAAAGATTTTAGAATTTCCTTCTTTTACAAAGACCTTAGCAGAAATGCAAATTTTACAAACAGGAAATTGTTTTGTGAACTTTCGCTCGGCCAATCTCTCTGAGAAAGCTGATGATGCCGCAGAGATCACTGTACCTCTGATGAAATATAAATCGTCTTCCCAAGCAAGTTATATCACACAAAAAGCGATCTTAACTCTAGGTGGAAATGGAATCATTGGCGATTTTTCTCCACTCCCACGCCTTCATAACGATTCCATCATCAATGAAACTTGGGAAGGAACTCATCTCATCATTGCAGACCATTGTTTGCATGCCTTACAAAAACCAAAAGTGTATACAGCCTTCCAGACTTTGTTAGATGAACTAACGAAAACTGCTGACAACCATCCTGAATTAAAAAATGCATTCACTGTATTCCAAACCAAACGAAAAGAATTAGAAGATTGTATCAAAAATCAGTCTAAAGATTGGAAGGATATGAATCGTGTTTATATCGCTGATGTAACTTACCAAGTGTTTTTACTCGCAGAATTTTTAGAGCAGGTGGTTTACGACATCACAAATAAACTCACAACAAAGTATCTTTATTTTGCCAATGGGTATGCTGAGATGGTGCGAGACGGATTGGAAGCTCCTAGACAAAAAGAAGGAGTTTTCTTTGATCCTAAAGCCATGGAGACTTTTCTTTCTTTTTAA
- a CDS encoding AEC family transporter, translating to MENFLLLGICFGLGLFFRRLPQFPESTPKVLNGFILFISLPSLVLNHVHELKVDATSFLPSSMPWFVFGIAIVFFLGLYKLKFLKFHTAVCLVLTAGFGNTSFVGFPLLETYLGKQSLGYGILADQLGTFMVLSFPGIILASIAMDGKWDFSTLIKRVMGFAPIYALFVAIITRQFVYPEALKLVLLRLGDTLTPLALVSVGFMLDLRTIAGHGRVLVLGLGFKLILAPLLVYWVYFPLKEDSLLFQTIVLESAMAPMVTSTVITIEKNISPHLASLMLGIGIPISFGTTYVLNFLLKGNYI from the coding sequence ATGGAAAACTTTTTACTACTAGGAATTTGTTTTGGACTGGGGTTATTTTTTCGAAGGTTACCTCAGTTTCCAGAATCCACTCCTAAGGTGTTAAACGGGTTTATCCTTTTTATTTCTTTGCCTTCTCTTGTTTTGAATCATGTCCATGAATTAAAAGTGGATGCGACTTCCTTTTTACCTTCTTCCATGCCATGGTTTGTCTTTGGGATTGCCATTGTATTTTTTCTTGGATTGTACAAACTAAAGTTTTTAAAATTTCATACAGCCGTTTGTTTGGTGTTAACCGCTGGTTTTGGAAATACATCTTTTGTTGGGTTTCCATTACTCGAAACTTACTTAGGCAAACAATCACTTGGGTATGGAATTTTGGCAGACCAACTGGGTACCTTTATGGTTTTAAGTTTTCCAGGAATCATTTTGGCTTCGATTGCTATGGATGGGAAGTGGGATTTTTCAACTCTCATCAAAAGGGTTATGGGTTTTGCACCCATCTATGCATTGTTTGTTGCTATCATCACAAGGCAATTTGTTTACCCTGAGGCTCTCAAACTCGTTTTACTTCGTTTGGGTGATACTCTTACCCCACTTGCTCTAGTATCAGTAGGATTTATGTTGGATTTACGAACCATTGCAGGTCACGGAAGAGTTTTGGTATTAGGACTAGGATTTAAACTCATCCTCGCACCATTACTCGTGTATTGGGTTTATTTTCCATTAAAAGAGGACTCTTTACTTTTCCAAACCATTGTTTTGGAATCGGCAATGGCTCCTATGGTCACTTCCACAGTCATCACAATTGAAAAAAATATTTCTCCCCATTTAGCAAGCCTTATGTTGGGAATTGGAATTCCTATTTCCTTTGGCACCACATACGTTCTCAACTTTTTGTTGAAAGGAAACTATATTTGA
- a CDS encoding DMT family transporter yields the protein MNLKFLLLLVLAMVSWGISWPIGKMIAGTVPVSVLVFWRFLATFLSVIPLLLVMKIPFLLKTGKDYWNVLVGGIIYTFYNQFFFMGLKNGLPGAGGVLVTTLNPIVTFFIVVLVQKKRISKRQVIGLFFGFIGGLVILQVWKISIDYLLLSGNLFFLLCSFVWAILSLNSQSTGKSMSPVTYSFYVYAVGSIIELLFCFNDPSFWKVWDEGFSFWASIFYLTVISTTFGTTVYFYAATRLGSEIASSFIFIVPLSAYLSSYLILNEVVQIPVIIGGSLAILAVYLINSKQKTKEPNL from the coding sequence TTGAACCTAAAATTTTTACTCTTACTTGTTCTCGCAATGGTCTCTTGGGGAATTTCTTGGCCCATCGGTAAAATGATCGCAGGTACGGTTCCTGTTTCTGTATTAGTGTTTTGGCGATTTCTTGCTACCTTCCTTTCTGTGATACCTCTTCTTCTTGTGATGAAAATTCCTTTTTTACTCAAAACAGGAAAGGACTATTGGAATGTTCTTGTTGGAGGAATTATTTATACTTTTTACAATCAGTTCTTTTTTATGGGATTAAAAAACGGACTTCCAGGAGCCGGTGGAGTTCTTGTCACCACTCTCAATCCCATCGTTACTTTTTTTATCGTTGTACTGGTTCAGAAAAAACGAATTTCCAAACGCCAAGTGATTGGTTTGTTTTTTGGATTTATTGGTGGGCTTGTGATTTTACAAGTATGGAAAATTAGTATCGATTATCTGTTGTTATCTGGTAACTTATTCTTTTTATTATGTTCTTTTGTTTGGGCGATTCTTTCTCTCAACAGCCAATCAACTGGAAAATCAATGTCTCCTGTGACTTATAGTTTTTATGTATATGCAGTCGGATCCATCATAGAACTTTTATTTTGTTTTAATGATCCTAGTTTTTGGAAGGTATGGGATGAAGGGTTTTCCTTTTGGGCTTCTATCTTTTACTTAACAGTAATTTCGACAACCTTTGGAACTACAGTGTATTTTTATGCAGCAACTCGACTTGGATCCGAGATTGCCAGTAGTTTTATCTTCATTGTTCCTCTCTCTGCTTATTTAAGTAGTTATCTGATTTTGAATGAAGTGGTACAAATCCCTGTAATCATTGGAGGTTCGCTAGCTATCCTCGCAGTGTATTTAATCAATTCGAAACAAAAAACAAAGGAACCAAACCTTTGA
- a CDS encoding DUF4442 domain-containing protein, producing MKKTTAWKKRFKIWLYNFYPPYIGAGIRIKEIAPDFSYFRSEMNLRFYNKNYVGVHFGGSLYSMCDPFFMLILLERLGSDYIVWDKAGNMIFVKPGMGKVIAEFRISDSEIQRIKDEIEVKKKGDYQFTTDVKNEAGEVIAILEKTVYIRKRGRLPVQNG from the coding sequence TTGAAAAAAACTACAGCATGGAAAAAAAGATTCAAAATTTGGTTATATAACTTTTATCCTCCTTATATTGGAGCTGGGATTCGCATTAAAGAAATTGCACCTGATTTTTCTTATTTTCGATCCGAAATGAATTTAAGATTCTATAATAAGAATTATGTGGGTGTTCATTTTGGTGGTTCTTTGTATTCCATGTGTGATCCATTTTTTATGTTGATCCTTTTGGAAAGACTTGGATCCGATTATATCGTTTGGGACAAAGCCGGCAATATGATCTTTGTAAAACCGGGAATGGGAAAGGTCATTGCCGAATTTCGAATATCTGATTCCGAAATCCAAAGGATCAAAGACGAAATCGAAGTTAAGAAAAAAGGGGATTATCAATTCACCACTGATGTCAAAAACGAAGCAGGTGAGGTGATTGCGATATTGGAAAAAACAGTTTATATCCGTAAACGGGGAAGACTCCCCGTTCAGAATGGGTAA
- a CDS encoding 1-acyl-sn-glycerol-3-phosphate acyltransferase, translated as MQIAYNDLKQAVLGSGPMGIIIASVLAQKFDPITLWIPDKELVEVLKKRRQTEIMGKTIDLPDHIDIVSSLDAFGRDDWVFHVAVPSRSFLDSVHALLEVLEPTNSYVFSFLTKGILDSKNRKKTGFITYSQYLQNFLKERNFSNTSVAVVNGPSLLGEILDEKFSFFNIGSYEKETSDFLAEVLSSNFINTSVTDDVVGMEIVGVAKNPMAIASGIVSLLPRYGANLLGEILSVGFQEVRDLAMRYGARPDTVMGRSGLADFITTATSNKSRNRGFGQKIVGELLSGGEKLSIKDRIEIFFAPRSFIERESTKWHDNVEGTYALSILIELANEIRLPFTLHRTLFDVLTRKQPPDALIDLICGKKTESKNIPLVVQKKVGLNLTSGIDFQNLLVDRILKHISNVPGTVTRVKKQSSAVIESTQKRLTKATRKKQKLDEVKFESELEIWQRFQNCQKDEENTLVKELVRFYVTEIADNYSPTVRESVLRFVAPIRLFSGGFLKGSMIPHVGGKTEVVKALSSKYNLLYAPTHRSHLDSVEVAYSLFHLGLPVPRYAAGINLMSNPFWEWMLKSLGAYAVDRERTRNSLYLECLTLYSQVMLEQGIPSLVYPEGTRSRTGGIVPVKTGLLTTAVNAFRSSGTEIVIVPISVSYETVPEDNQFCNMPEELGMAGFLAKRSNVYVEFCDPIPISEYAHTEDPTLELSYRITKGWKQYHKILPNQIVAKILTENDFSIEVSQSKMLVEDFISRHEGNYLTKDPEEVWEKGKRILEKRKMIEESNRMVHSKNDALLQYYASMIPEDEDKKY; from the coding sequence ATGCAAATAGCCTATAACGACTTAAAACAAGCAGTTCTGGGAAGCGGCCCCATGGGTATCATCATCGCTTCCGTACTGGCACAAAAGTTCGACCCCATCACTCTCTGGATTCCTGACAAAGAATTGGTAGAGGTTCTAAAGAAACGCCGCCAAACAGAAATTATGGGAAAGACAATTGATCTTCCTGATCATATCGACATTGTCTCCAGTTTGGATGCTTTTGGACGAGATGATTGGGTTTTCCATGTGGCCGTTCCTTCGCGGTCTTTTTTGGACAGCGTCCATGCCCTTTTGGAAGTTTTAGAACCAACCAATAGTTATGTTTTTTCTTTTTTAACAAAAGGAATTCTGGATTCTAAAAATAGAAAAAAAACAGGATTCATTACTTATTCGCAATACTTACAAAATTTTTTAAAAGAAAGAAATTTTTCAAATACATCCGTTGCCGTTGTCAATGGCCCTTCCCTACTTGGGGAAATTTTAGATGAAAAATTCAGTTTTTTTAATATTGGATCTTATGAAAAAGAAACCTCTGATTTTCTTGCCGAGGTTCTTTCTTCTAATTTTATCAATACTTCTGTTACCGATGATGTTGTGGGAATGGAAATTGTGGGAGTTGCCAAAAACCCAATGGCCATCGCAAGTGGGATCGTATCTTTACTCCCTCGTTATGGGGCCAACTTACTTGGTGAAATTTTATCCGTAGGATTTCAAGAAGTAAGAGACCTAGCTATGCGTTATGGTGCAAGACCCGATACGGTGATGGGAAGATCAGGCCTTGCCGATTTTATCACAACAGCAACCAGTAACAAAAGTAGAAACCGGGGTTTTGGACAAAAAATTGTCGGCGAACTCTTGTCAGGTGGAGAGAAATTAAGTATCAAAGATAGAATTGAAATTTTCTTTGCACCAAGATCTTTTATCGAAAGAGAATCTACCAAATGGCATGATAACGTAGAAGGAACGTATGCACTGAGTATTCTCATTGAACTTGCCAATGAGATTCGTTTACCATTTACTTTACACAGAACTTTATTCGATGTTCTCACTAGAAAACAACCACCAGATGCACTCATTGATTTGATTTGTGGTAAAAAAACGGAATCAAAAAACATTCCTCTCGTAGTTCAAAAGAAGGTGGGACTCAACTTAACATCAGGAATTGATTTTCAAAACCTGCTTGTGGATCGAATTTTAAAACACATTAGCAATGTTCCAGGCACCGTGACTCGTGTTAAAAAACAATCTTCCGCAGTCATTGAATCCACTCAGAAAAGACTCACCAAAGCCACTCGTAAAAAACAAAAGTTGGATGAGGTTAAGTTTGAATCAGAACTTGAAATTTGGCAACGATTCCAAAATTGCCAAAAAGACGAAGAGAACACTCTTGTTAAAGAACTCGTTCGATTTTATGTAACAGAAATTGCTGATAACTATAGTCCTACGGTTCGGGAATCTGTTCTCAGGTTTGTCGCTCCCATTCGCCTCTTCTCCGGTGGTTTTTTAAAAGGGTCGATGATTCCTCATGTTGGTGGTAAAACAGAAGTGGTCAAAGCCCTTTCTTCTAAATACAATTTATTGTATGCCCCCACTCATAGATCTCACCTAGATTCCGTGGAAGTTGCTTATTCCTTATTTCACTTGGGACTACCTGTTCCTCGTTATGCGGCAGGTATCAATTTAATGTCCAACCCATTTTGGGAATGGATGTTAAAATCTCTAGGTGCTTATGCCGTGGATCGTGAAAGAACGAGAAACAGTTTGTATTTGGAATGCCTCACTCTTTATTCACAAGTCATGTTAGAACAAGGGATTCCTTCTCTTGTTTATCCAGAAGGAACTCGTTCTCGGACAGGAGGAATTGTTCCAGTCAAAACGGGACTTTTGACAACGGCAGTGAATGCATTTCGTAGTTCTGGAACAGAGATAGTGATTGTTCCCATCTCTGTATCCTATGAAACCGTTCCGGAAGATAACCAGTTTTGTAATATGCCAGAAGAGCTGGGAATGGCAGGATTTCTTGCAAAACGTTCCAATGTATATGTAGAGTTTTGTGATCCAATTCCTATCTCTGAATATGCACATACGGAAGATCCGACGCTGGAACTCAGTTACCGCATCACCAAAGGGTGGAAACAGTATCATAAAATTCTACCAAACCAAATTGTTGCTAAAATTTTAACAGAAAATGATTTTTCCATCGAAGTTTCGCAGAGTAAGATGTTAGTTGAAGATTTTATTTCCCGCCATGAGGGAAATTACCTGACGAAGGATCCAGAAGAAGTTTGGGAAAAGGGGAAAAGGATTTTGGAAAAACGAAAGATGATCGAAGAATCAAATCGAATGGTTCATTCCAAAAACGATGCTTTACTTCAGTATTACGCGAGTATGATTCCTGAAGACGAAGATAAAAAATACTAA
- a CDS encoding SLC13 family permease, producing MIRAGIVFSSLAVIPALFGWYQNWLGLNRPQEINLAIALLVSFLWVTELFPLYVTGFLVLFLELVWLLPSWGPGAPKTITFLSCYFSETILLFLGGFVISSAITSYGLDSAIARFVIQKTKGSAFLLVLSLGFATAFLSCWMNNTATAAMMLGLVSSMMKSLEENNPLRKSLLFIVPFSANLGGIGTPVGTLPNVIGIGYLQERGLEIGFLNWMGFAFPVFILSVLALAILLYIVYLKKGKSENSVSSIQVSDPDLSLSKRDRSIALSIIIITIFGWITSDWHGVSNGTVALFPVIVFFGFRLLDLKEFRNLSWDVLILMGGGIALGKAFEETGLAKHFVGLFMLGDSGQLGLFLFFSLLSLGLSCFLSNTSVANLILPITMGLPAHLILPAAIGATIGASLAMPLPVSTPPNALAFSYGGIRSLEMLKVGGIISIVAWTFFVTVGGLILHLLGIVDFSRF from the coding sequence ATGATTCGAGCTGGTATTGTATTTTCAAGTCTTGCGGTGATTCCTGCCCTCTTTGGCTGGTATCAAAACTGGCTCGGTCTTAACCGGCCTCAAGAGATCAATTTGGCCATTGCCTTACTTGTATCTTTTCTTTGGGTAACAGAACTTTTCCCGCTTTATGTTACGGGTTTTTTAGTTTTATTTTTGGAATTGGTCTGGTTGCTTCCCTCATGGGGACCAGGAGCTCCAAAAACGATTACTTTTCTATCTTGTTATTTTTCAGAGACCATTTTACTCTTCTTAGGTGGCTTCGTCATATCTTCGGCAATCACATCTTATGGATTGGATTCTGCCATTGCTCGTTTTGTGATTCAAAAAACGAAAGGTTCAGCCTTTTTACTTGTGCTTTCTTTGGGTTTTGCCACAGCATTTTTATCCTGCTGGATGAACAATACGGCTACTGCAGCTATGATGCTCGGATTAGTATCTTCTATGATGAAATCTTTAGAAGAAAACAATCCTTTACGAAAATCTCTTTTATTCATCGTTCCTTTTTCCGCAAACCTGGGAGGGATCGGCACACCAGTGGGAACCCTCCCCAACGTGATTGGGATTGGATATTTACAAGAAAGAGGATTAGAAATTGGTTTTTTAAACTGGATGGGATTTGCCTTCCCCGTATTCATCCTTTCCGTATTGGCCCTTGCTATACTTTTGTACATTGTGTACTTAAAAAAAGGCAAATCAGAAAATTCTGTCTCTTCCATCCAAGTGTCTGATCCGGATTTATCTCTTTCGAAACGGGATCGATCTATTGCCTTGAGTATTATCATCATCACCATTTTTGGGTGGATCACCTCAGACTGGCATGGAGTGTCTAATGGAACCGTCGCTTTATTTCCGGTGATTGTTTTTTTTGGATTTCGACTTTTAGACTTAAAAGAATTTCGAAATCTATCTTGGGACGTATTGATTCTTATGGGAGGAGGGATTGCACTCGGTAAAGCCTTCGAAGAAACTGGACTTGCGAAACATTTTGTCGGTTTGTTTATGTTAGGTGATTCTGGTCAATTGGGTTTGTTTTTATTTTTTTCCCTTCTCTCTCTCGGCCTTTCATGTTTCCTAAGTAACACCAGTGTGGCCAATTTGATTCTTCCCATCACCATGGGATTACCTGCACATCTGATTCTGCCTGCAGCCATCGGAGCCACCATCGGGGCTTCCCTTGCTATGCCACTTCCTGTATCTACACCGCCCAATGCTTTGGCTTTCAGTTATGGTGGCATTAGAAGCCTCGAGATGTTAAAGGTTGGTGGCATCATTTCGATCGTTGCTTGGACCTTTTTTGTGACTGTCGGGGGGCTAATTTTACATCTATTGGGAATTGTCGATTTTTCTCGGTTTTAA
- a CDS encoding CAP domain-containing protein, with protein sequence MNFLTKSNLVTLPARTFAIVFVLSLFASVCKTPEVKKAPVVEVKKPEPVEKVVEQQDPNLAFLESIEDGRELPESDKWKVEQYDVFTEDTFPSYAPANTAIDFAKIDYPLLNAAVFYVTSKERKTLGLRPFKYSEKCEQAAFGHAQDMVTYDFYSHTSTVNGKETLRDRLDLVGITDTYSAENIINSFGIQYQGGRAVFTPLQNGGPFFSYTKAGSPIPNHTYLSLAKAVVEIWFNSPGHRKNILNPEFTYMGAGTSFYKDKKFYDIDKVKAVQVFTAKP encoded by the coding sequence ATGAATTTTCTTACAAAATCAAACCTTGTTACATTACCAGCTCGAACTTTTGCCATTGTTTTTGTTTTGAGTTTATTTGCCTCTGTTTGTAAAACTCCCGAAGTCAAAAAAGCTCCTGTTGTAGAAGTAAAAAAACCAGAACCTGTCGAAAAGGTTGTGGAACAACAAGATCCGAATTTAGCTTTTTTAGAAAGTATTGAAGATGGTCGAGAATTACCAGAATCCGATAAATGGAAAGTCGAACAATACGATGTATTCACTGAGGATACCTTCCCGTCGTATGCTCCCGCAAATACAGCTATCGATTTTGCAAAGATCGATTATCCTTTGTTAAATGCTGCAGTTTTTTATGTAACTTCGAAAGAGAGAAAAACACTCGGCCTTCGTCCTTTTAAATATTCGGAAAAATGTGAACAAGCAGCTTTCGGCCATGCGCAAGATATGGTAACCTATGATTTTTATTCCCATACTAGCACTGTGAATGGAAAAGAAACCTTACGTGACCGTTTGGATTTGGTAGGAATTACAGACACTTATTCTGCAGAAAATATAATTAATTCGTTTGGAATTCAATACCAAGGTGGACGTGCCGTATTCACTCCATTACAAAACGGTGGACCGTTTTTTAGTTACACAAAAGCAGGATCACCGATTCCTAATCATACTTATTTGAGTTTAGCAAAAGCAGTTGTAGAAATTTGGTTTAACTCACCAGGCCATAGAAAGAACATACTCAATCCAGAGTTTACTTACATGGGTGCAGGTACTTCCTTTTACAAAGATAAAAAGTTTTATGATATCGATAAGGTAAAAGCAGTACAAGTTTTTACAGCCAAACCTTAA
- a CDS encoding PAS domain S-box protein, which yields MDINEFYFLAKLAAQICNSKISLITNLEGKDQKPIAEFGILPDQLSSLVTFSSQILGPTKDILIIENFHTDLNSNHTAVFLKDFRTQFFVGVPLVSEDGSVWGVVSILDDKPKTLNANQLELLQEITTRVKHLIIQKPEDLPTNELILQGSSSHEKTLSLFGTKEAITQIRKLEKDLRASETAFRGNFDNAAVGMALIDENGKWLKVNKRVCEIVGYTESELMQLTFQDITHPDDLNADLSYLEELVADKRRFYQMEKRYFHKNGNIVYIILAVSMVKNEEGRVHYFVSQIIDITEWKLVEQKLKIALAKNQAILDSSTLVAIISTDTEGTITEFNHGAEKMLGYTSDELIGKFTPKIFHIEGEIEERGKLLSTEYNQQFSGFEILIYNAKIGKPNTLEWTHKRKDGSTFPVLLSITAVKQNEKISGYLGVAVDISELKKAEAEIQSLLDITSEQNNRLKNFTNIVSHNLRSHSFGISGMMDILQRTYPEYFQNEMMSLLLGATENLKRTIEDLTAVIKVNLAQENYELIEINQVVQKNLESLALQILESKLKVEVNLQNQFLVRVIPAYLDSIVLNLITNAIKYKAKDRDSILKIVGFRKNKFIEVQFEDNGQGIDLKKHSDKLFGMYKTFHENKEARGVGLFISKNQIETMGGKIEVESTVGIGTKFTVFLPYE from the coding sequence TTGGATATAAATGAATTTTATTTTTTAGCGAAACTTGCGGCTCAGATTTGTAACTCAAAAATTTCTCTGATTACCAACTTAGAGGGAAAGGATCAAAAACCAATTGCAGAATTTGGAATTCTTCCGGATCAACTTTCGTCGTTGGTTACTTTTTCTTCTCAAATTTTAGGTCCAACAAAAGACATTCTTATCATCGAGAATTTTCATACAGATTTGAATTCGAATCATACTGCGGTTTTTCTTAAGGATTTCCGAACTCAGTTTTTTGTTGGTGTTCCTTTGGTTTCAGAGGATGGTTCTGTTTGGGGAGTGGTTTCTATTTTAGATGACAAACCAAAAACTTTAAATGCAAACCAACTCGAGTTACTTCAAGAAATAACAACCAGAGTTAAACATTTAATCATTCAAAAGCCAGAAGATTTACCAACCAATGAATTGATTTTACAAGGCTCGAGTTCTCACGAAAAAACTTTATCTTTATTTGGAACTAAAGAGGCCATAACTCAAATTCGAAAATTGGAAAAGGATCTCCGAGCTAGTGAAACGGCTTTTCGTGGGAATTTTGATAATGCTGCAGTTGGAATGGCACTCATTGATGAAAATGGGAAATGGCTTAAGGTTAACAAAAGGGTTTGTGAAATTGTAGGATATACTGAGTCAGAGCTGATGCAGCTGACCTTTCAGGATATCACACATCCCGATGATTTAAATGCAGACTTAAGTTATCTAGAAGAACTTGTCGCAGATAAACGAAGATTTTACCAAATGGAAAAACGATATTTCCACAAAAATGGAAACATCGTATACATTATTTTGGCCGTTTCGATGGTAAAAAATGAAGAAGGAAGAGTTCATTATTTTGTTTCTCAAATCATTGATATCACCGAATGGAAGTTAGTTGAACAGAAGTTAAAAATTGCTTTAGCTAAAAACCAGGCTATTTTAGATTCCAGCACTCTGGTCGCTATTATTAGTACTGATACCGAAGGAACCATTACAGAATTCAATCATGGCGCCGAAAAAATGTTAGGATATACCTCAGATGAATTAATCGGAAAGTTTACCCCTAAGATTTTTCATATTGAAGGGGAAATAGAAGAAAGAGGTAAATTACTTTCAACTGAATACAATCAACAGTTTTCGGGATTTGAAATATTAATCTACAATGCAAAAATTGGAAAACCAAATACTCTAGAATGGACACATAAAAGAAAGGATGGGTCCACATTTCCTGTCCTTTTGTCCATTACAGCCGTGAAACAAAATGAAAAAATATCCGGTTACTTAGGTGTTGCCGTAGATATTTCTGAACTCAAAAAAGCAGAAGCAGAAATTCAATCCTTACTCGATATTACAAGTGAACAAAACAATCGATTAAAAAATTTCACAAACATTGTCTCTCATAATTTACGATCCCATAGTTTTGGAATTAGTGGGATGATGGATATACTCCAAAGAACATACCCGGAATACTTTCAAAATGAAATGATGTCATTGTTACTTGGAGCCACAGAAAATTTAAAACGTACGATCGAAGATCTAACTGCAGTCATTAAAGTTAATTTAGCGCAAGAAAACTATGAGTTGATTGAAATAAATCAAGTAGTCCAGAAAAATTTGGAAAGTTTAGCTCTTCAAATTTTAGAATCAAAATTAAAAGTGGAAGTGAACTTACAAAACCAGTTTCTCGTTCGTGTCATCCCTGCTTACCTGGACAGTATTGTTTTAAATTTAATTACCAATGCCATCAAATACAAAGCAAAGGATCGAGATAGTATTCTAAAAATTGTCGGATTTCGTAAAAATAAATTCATCGAAGTTCAATTTGAAGATAACGGGCAAGGAATTGATCTAAAAAAACATAGTGATAAACTCTTCGGCATGTATAAGACTTTTCATGAAAATAAAGAGGCCCGGGGAGTTGGATTATTCATTTCAAAAAACCAAATAGAAACGATGGGAGGAAAAATTGAGGTTGAAAGTACCGTAGGAATTGGTACAAAATTTACTGTATTTTTACCCTATGAATGA